In one Andrena cerasifolii isolate SP2316 chromosome 2, iyAndCera1_principal, whole genome shotgun sequence genomic region, the following are encoded:
- the LOC143378748 gene encoding uncharacterized protein LOC143378748: MSGIKKKVNHLAVFKRRTKNDDNAELPDVVIISARKTGQLNLSSRGLYTVPNRVWNINELTEEEVNELRFELDYVHKDERWWEQEPLKLLDLSYNSLTIIHPKLECLTELTTLLLHNNLLEDLPPEVGSLSKLEILNASSNKLQKLPHQFYKLTELRELRLKNNGLKEVDAAIGDLIMLSCLDLSCNNLSELPPEMGYLVRLTSLDISHNMLKELLPDLTSMRALQKLDASYNQLEILPPLGELRKVETMILQTNKLTTFPQVSGCTLLRVLHLADNNITEIDMSCLEGVGQLKTLTLGNNKIDAIPEEIIKLVNLEIFDLSYNGLTIVPSYIGIMPNLKQFLIDGNEVQNVRSDIIRCGTPRILKHIRQSINSTNLNTNEYVISVANSNTYPDRYTMQSTKLLSLAGQNLVELPQQVLEDACIADVGTVDLSRNKLAALPDQLSIIARVGDLKLTSNQLTCIPEWIGEKYKYLQALDLSKNLLDSLPSSLGLLKYLREINLSFNRYEQLPESIYEVESLEILIANDNLISNIDVSSLKKLQKLATLNLSNNNIGYVPPELGDLKHLRTLCLSGNCFKQPRQAILAKSTEEILAYLRDRIAR; encoded by the exons ATGAGTGGGATCAAGAAGAAAGTTAATCATTTAGCAGTGTTTAAACGACGAACGAAAAATGACGATAACGCTGAATTACCTGATGTTGTTATTATATCCGCGAGAAAGACTGGACAGTTGAATCTTTCGTCGAGAGGACTGTACACGG TACCTAATAGAGTATGGAACATAAATGAATTAACGGAAGAAGAGGTGAACGAGCTCCGTTTTGAACTCGATTATGTGCACAAAGATGAACGATGGTGGGAGCAAGAGCCACTTAAGTTACTGGATTTAAGCTACAACAGTTTAACTATAATTCACCCAAAGCTAGAATGTTTAACAGAATTAACTACATTACTT CTGCACAATAATTTGTTAGAAGATTTACCACCCGAGGTTGGGAGTTTAAGTAAGCTAGAAATACTAAACGCATCAAGTaacaagttacagaaattaccGCACCAGTTTTACAAGTTGACCGAACTGCGTGAATTACGCTTGAAAAATAATGGTCTGAAGGAAGTGGATGCTGCGATTGGTGATTTAATTATGTTATCCTGTCTG GACTTGTCGTGCAACAATTTATCTGAATTGCCACCAGAAATGGGATATTTAGTGCGATTGACTTCTTTGGATATAAGTCACAACATGTTAAAAGAATTGCTACCTGATTTAACAAGCATGAGAG CATTGCAAAAATTAGACGCTAGCTATAATCAGTTGGAAATATTGCCACCGCTGGGTGAGTTAAGGAAAGTTGAAACAATGATATTGCAGACAAACAAATTAACAACATTTCCTCAAGTATCTGGTTGTACGCTATTAAGAGTACTGCACCTGGCTGACAATAACATTACA GAAATTGATATGTCTTGCTTGGAAGGTGTAGGACAGTTAAAAACATTGACACTAGGGAACAATAAAATCGATGCAATACCAGAGGAAATAATAAAACTGGTAAATCTCGAGATCTTCGATTTATCGTACAACGGTCTAACTAT AGTGCCAAGTTATATCGGTATAATGCCGAATTTAAAGCAATTTCTAATTGACGGAAATGAAGTACAAAATGTAAGAAGCGATATAATACGTTGCGGGACTCCACGAATTTTGAAGCACATACGACAGAGTATCAACAGTACAAACTTAAATACAAACGAATACGTAATATCGGTTGCCAATTCCAACACTTATCCGGATAG ATATACGATGCAAAGTACAAAATTACTTAGTCTGGCTGGACAAAATCTTGTTGAACTGCCGCAACAGGTCTTGGAAGACGCTTGTATAGCCGACGTAGGTACAGTGGATTTAAGTAGAAATAAGCTGGCTGCCTTGCCTGATCAGTTATCGATAATCGCGAGAGTCGGCGACTTAAAACTGACGTCTAATCAACTAACATGTATACCGGAATGGATTGGCGAAAAGTATAAGTATTTGCAAGCTTTGGATTTAAGTAAGAACCTGTTGGATTCGCTTCCTTCCAGCCTCGGCTTGCTGAAATACCTGCGAGAAATTAACTTGTCGTTTAACAG GTACGAACAATTACCAGAATCAATTTATGAAGTCGAATCGTTGGAAATACTTATAGCGAATGACAATTTAATATCTAACATCGACGTATCGTCTTTAAAAAAGTTGCAGAAGCTTGCAACGTTGAATCTATCCAACAATAACATCGGATACGTACCACCAGAACTTGGCGATTTGAAGCACCTAAG GACTTTGTGTTTATCTGGGAATTGCTTCAAACAACCAAGGCAAGCAATTTTGGCGAAATCTACGGAAGAAATACTTGCGTATCTTAGAGACAGAATAGCGCGTTAA
- the Prtp gene encoding thioredoxin domain-containing protein pretaporter, whose translation MAAQSASSVMLKKHIFLIVFMLSQAKSEEEDNLHTLQYTKENFSSEIDKKNHFVMFYAPWCGHCQRLEPTWEQLAELSNEEDNNIKVAKVDCTTDSSLCTEHDVTGYPTLKFFKAGESKGTKFRGTRDLPSLLSFLNDQLGTNLGSEDVVPSPPEAVNGLLELTEDTFDKHVSAGYHFVKFYAPWCGHCQKLAPTWDELANSLRNSKDVSISKVDCTQHRGVCGQFDIKGYPTLLWIEDGKKVDKYSGQRTHEELKAYVSKMLGNGNDQVNIKTDSSDSTTHTVLSLTGDNFEHGIEKGISFVKFFAPWCGHCKRLAPIWEELGKKFFVNEDVNIVKVDCTLDASKELCNEQEVDGFPTLCLYRDGQKVSEYNGARNLDDLYEFVTNYLQLHDEL comes from the exons ATGGCTGCGCAGTCCGCGAGTTCCGTCATGTTGAAGAAACATAtctttttaattgtatttatgCTGAGTCAAGCGAAGAGCGAAGAGGAAGATAATCTACACACGTTACAATACACAAAAGAGAATTTTTCCAGCGAGATCGATAAGAAAAATCACTTCGTCATGTTCTATGCACCTTG GTGTGGACACTGCCAAAGACTCGAACCTACTTGGGAGCAACTAGCTGAGCTATCAAACGAAGAGGACAATAATATAAAAGTCGCTAAGGTCGACTGTACTACCGATAGCAGTTTATGCACCGAACACGACGTTACCGGTTATCCTAC GCTAAAGTTTTTCAAAGCTGGGGAAAGCAAGGGCACTAAGTTTAGAGGCACAAGAGACTTGCCGTCCCTACTCTCCTTCCTTAACGACCAATTGGGCACTAATCTCGGG AGCGAAGACGTTGTACCATCGCCTCCCGAGGCTGTGAacggtttattagaattaacagAGGACACTTTCGATAAGCACGTATCCGCTGGTTACCATTTCGTGAAATTTTACGCACCCTGGTGTGGACACTGCCAGAAATTAGCTCCCACTTGGGATGAACTAGCCAACAGTCTGCGCAATAGTAAAGACGTTAGCATTTCCAAAGTTGATTGCACGCAGCATCGCGGTGTTTGCGGGCAATTCGATATAAAGGGATATCCGACGTTGCTTTGGATCGAAGATGGAAAGAAG GTGGATAAATACTCTGGGCAACGTACGCACGAGGAATTAAAAGCTTACGTATCAAAAATGCTGGGAAATGGCAACGACCAAGTGAACATCAAGACCGACAGTTCTGACAGTACGACTCACACTGTGCTGAGTTTAACCGGCGACAACTTTGAACATGGTATTGAAAAAGGCATTTCATTTGTTAAGTTTTTTGCACCTTGGTGTGGACACTGTAAACGTTTGGCACCTATTTGGGAGGAGCTTGGGAAGAAGTTCTTTGTAAACGAGGACGTGAATATAGTGAAGGTAGACTGTACGCTCGACGCGAGCAAAGAATTATGCAATGAGCAAGAAGTAGACGGTTTCCCTACTCTGTGTTTGTATCGTGACGGGCAGAAGGTTTCCGAATACAATGGTGCTCGCAACTTGGACGATCTGTACGAGTTTGTGACGAATTATTTGCAGCTGCACGACGAACTATGA
- the Tektin-a gene encoding tektin A, which produces MDETQGSSGGAPPRFPGDGTGDGPSMPCPMMESTEGETRHRPAPYFPQPGDELPAQPEASMGPVGPWATGRVTFTPQDGLTGVRPVVDRYSVTKFGAAQWRANNMRFFQQSDEKIRDAQVAINNAKRCVAKSFREADQTQLETTEHLKDRACEVHRWKTELEHVILEMTKEIELLEAERRRVKQSLSVFTIPESIAGEFLQLRAKRLESDLTRDEVEEELTKEVALCSEVRDLLVRTREQIEMQLIELKAEKARMEVDWTDKTGAYTIDSQCMRLKNNSPLILWHPGATRFPGQQSTPASYEHYTQECLTAAEAARQRSANLRSTLSAIYTNSIKDLRDQAMRVDMSLGEKIKLTEEVRLQLEKELLRCLYEQANSEKAIEELRHSVRGLDCAMKVAQTRLADRLHRRNVESCRDTPQFALVDEVKMLNERTAAMLAELKRAEETQAGLVKARSDLEREIIVKRKTLYIDKQRGQLLRSFYPSATALAGF; this is translated from the exons ATGGACGAGACGCAAGGTTCTTCGGGAGGAGCACCGCCTCGGTTTCCAGGCGATGGAACCGGTGATGGG CCTTCCATGCCTTGTCCCATGATGGAATCCACAGAGGGTGAAACGAGACACAGACCGGCCCCGTATTTTCCTCAGCCGGGAGACGAGCTTCCGGCCCAACCGGAAGCGTCCATGGGCCCGGTCGGCCCATGGGCAACGGGCCGTGTGACGTTCACACCTCAAGATGGTCTGACAGGAGTTAGGCCCGTTGTTGATCGATACTCTGTAACTAAATTCGGCGCGGCCCAATGGAGGGCCAACAATATGAGATTCTTCCAGCAATCGGATGAGAAGATCCGAGATGCCCA GGTCGCTATAAACAATGCGAAACGGTGCGTCGCCAAATCGTTCCGCGAAGCGGACCAGACGCAATTGGAGACGACGGAGCACTTGAAAGATCGAGCCTGCGAGGTGCACCGTTGGAAAACCGAGTTGGAGCACGTGATACTTGAAATGACTAAAGAAATAGAATTATTGGAAGCTGAACGCCGACGGGTGAAACAGTCCCTGTCGGTGTTCACGATTCCCGAGTCTATCGCCGGGGAGTTTCTGCAACTGCGAGCTAAGCGACTAGAGTCCGATCTGACCCGAGACGAAGTCGAGGAAGAGCTGACGAAA GAGGTAGCGCTTTGCTCGGAGGTGCGCGACTTGCTGGTCAGAACTCGGGAGCAGATAGAAATGCAACTGATCGAACTGAAGGCCGAGAAAGCGAGGATGGAGGTTGATTGGACTGATAAAACTGGCGCTTATACCATCGATTCCCAGTGTATGCGTTTAAAGAACAATTCTCCGCTCATATTATGGCATCCCGGTGCTACCAGATTCCCAGGACA ACAATCGACACCAGCCAGTTACGAGCACTATACACAGGAATGTTTGACCGCCGCCGAGGCTGCCAGGCAAAGGTCGGCGAATTTAAGGTCCACGTTGAGCGCTATATACACGAACTCCATCAAGGATCTTCGCGACCAAGCTATGCGCGTAGATATGAGTTTGGGCGAGAAGATCAAGCTTACGGAGGAAGTTCGTTTACAATTAGAAAAGGAATTGCTTCGC TGCTTGTACGAGCAAGCGAACTCGGAGAAAGCGATCGAAGAGCTTCGTCATTCCGTACGCGGGTTGGATTGCGCAATGAAAGTGGCGCAAACACGATTAGCCGACAGATTACATCGACGCAATGTGGAAAGCTGTCGTGACACTCCTCAATTTGC CCTCGTGGACGAAGTGAAGATGCTTAACGAGCGCACGGCGGCCATGCTAGCGGAGCTGAAGCGAGCCGAAGAGACCCAGGCGGGTCTGGTAAAGGCTAGAAGCGACCTTGAACGTGAAATAATCGTGAAACGTAAAACGTTGTACATAGATAAACAGCGGGGACAATTGTTGCGCTCGTTTTATCCCTCCGCGACAGCTCTAGCAGGCTTTTAA
- the LOC143378754 gene encoding aldehyde dehydrogenase 1A1, translating into MTRKMPDVKYTQLFINNEFVDAKSGKKFATLNPTDGTVIAKIAEGDKADVDKAVAAAKEAFKRGSTWRNMDASARGKLLNKFADLLARDMEYLASLESLDNGKTYMHAVYDVHASISAIRYCAGWCDKIRGDTIPADGNLLSFTRKEPIGVVGQIIPWNYPLVMLTWKWGSALATGCTVVLKPAEQTPLTAIYAAALAKEAGFPPGVVNVITGYGPTAGAAIAEHPDIRKVAFTGSTEVGHLILEASAKTNMKRVSLELGGKSPLVIFDDVDVKEAAQIAYGALFTNHGQICCAGSRTFVQSKIYDEFVTHAKQLALKTKLGDPFDPEVQQGPQVDEQMLNKVLGLIKSGKEQGAVLETGGERLGNVGYFVKPTVFSNVTDDMRIAKEEIFGPVQSILKFETLDEVIERANNTEYGLAAGVLTNDINKALTFAQAVQSGSVWVNCYNAITPQTPFGGFKQSGIGREMGPDGLEEYLETKTVSIKIRN; encoded by the exons ATGACACGTAAAATGCCAGACGTTAAGTACACCCAG CTATTCATCAATAATGAGTTTGTGGATGCGAAAAGTGGTAAGAAATTTGCCACCTTAAATCCAACCGATGGCactgttattgcaaaaatcGCTGAGGGTGACAAG GCTGATGTAGACAAGGCTGTTGCAGCTGCTAAAGAGGCATTCAAGAGAGGATCCACATGGCGGAACATGGATGCATCTGCTCGTGGGAAACTTCTGAACAAA TTCGCAGATCTCCTTGCACGCGATATGGAATATCTTGCCAGTCTTGAATCTCTGGATAATGGAAAGACATATATGCATGCTGTTTACGATGTACATGCAAGTATAAGTGCAATTCGTTACTGTGCTGGATGGTGTGACAAAATCCGTGGCGATACCATACCTGCAG ATGGGAATCTTCTCTCGTTCACGCGAAAGGAACCAATTGGTGTGGTAGGCCAAATTATTCCTTGGAATTATCCTTTGGTCATGCTGACATGGAAATGGGGTTCGGCATTGGCTACTGGATGTACCGTGGTTTTGAAACCTGCGGAACAAACTCCATTGACTGCCATCTACGCTGCGGCACTCGCTAAGGAGGCTGGATTCCCTCCAGGTGTTGTGAACGTTATCACAGGATATGGTCCGACAGCTGGTGCAGCTATAGCTGAGCACCCAGACATCCGCAAAGTTGCATTCACTGGATCTACGGAG GTCGGTCACCTGATACTGGAGGCTTCTGCCAAGACAAACATGAAACGTGTCAGTCTTGAATTAGGTGGCAAGAGTCCTTTGGTCATTTTCGACGACGTTGACG TCAAGGAAGCCGCGCAAATCGCATACGGCGCGTTGTTCACGAATCACGGGCAGATCTGTTGCGCTGGCTCGCGTACTTTCGTACAGTCCAAAATCTACGACGAATTTGTCACTCATGCTAAGCAGCTGGCACTCAAAACCAAGCTCGGCGATCCCTTCGATCCCGAGGTCCAGCAAGGGCCACAAGTCGATGAACAAATGTTGAATAAAGTTTTGGGATTAATTAAGTCTGGGAAAGAACAGGGTGCGGTATTGGAGACTGGTGGAGAACGACTGGGGAACGTTGGTTATTTCGTTAAG CCCACTGTTTTCTCTAACGTCACTGACGATATGAGAATTGCCAAGGAAGAGATATTTGGGCCTGTTCAATCTATCTTGAAATTCGAGACGTTGGATGAAGTTATCGAACGCGCGAACAATACGGAATACGGTCTTGCTGCTGGTGTGCTCACCAACGATATCAACAAAGCTTTGACTTTCGCGCAAGCAGTACAATCTGGCAGCGTCTG GGTGAATTGTTACAACGCTATTACACCGCAAACTCCATTCGGTGGATTCAAGCAATCGGGCATAGGCCGCGAAAT GGGCCCAGATGGATTAGAGGAATACCTTGAAACCAAAACTGTGTCCATTAAGATACGAAACTAA
- the Ndufb2 gene encoding NADH dehydrogenase (ubiquinone) 1 beta subcomplex, 2, 8kDa: MILSRFTGIVRSANHLKQGKNAVVNLNPVRLSHEMHYRHVPKCDTFHIVLTEMIGGIAWWWLLWNFWHDSGHLIHGHVPHDPALWTDEELGIPPDN; the protein is encoded by the exons atgattcTTTCGCGGTTTACGGGGATCGTAAGATCCGCGAATCACTTGAAGCAGGGGAAGAATGCTGTGGTAAATTTGAATCCAGTTCGTCTAAGTCACGA AATGCATTACCGTCACGTACCTAAATGTGACACGTTTCATATAGTGCTAACGGAAATGATAGGTGGAATCGCCTGGTGGTGGCTTCTTTGGAACTTTTGGCACGATTCTGGACATCTTATTCAT GGACATGTTCCACATGATCCAGCACTTTGGACGGACGAGGAATTAGGAATACCACCCGATAATTGA